In the genome of Candidatus Rokuibacteriota bacterium, one region contains:
- a CDS encoding rubrerythrin, translating to MAQLKGTKTHANLKDAFAGESMANRRYLYFAKVADVEGYPEVAGNFRDTADGETGHAHGHLDYLKSVGDPATDLPFGDTAKNLKSAVHGETHEYTDMYPGMAKTARQEGFAEIADWFETLAKAEKSHAGRFTKLLESVS from the coding sequence ATGGCTCAGCTGAAAGGGACGAAGACGCACGCAAACCTGAAGGACGCCTTCGCCGGCGAGTCGATGGCCAACCGCCGGTACCTCTACTTCGCGAAGGTGGCGGACGTCGAAGGCTACCCGGAGGTGGCCGGCAACTTCCGGGACACCGCGGACGGCGAGACCGGCCATGCCCATGGCCATCTGGACTACCTCAAGAGCGTCGGCGATCCGGCCACCGACCTGCCCTTCGGCGACACGGCCAAGAACCTCAAGTCCGCCGTCCACGGCGAGACCCACGAGTACACCGACATGTACCCGGGGATGGCCAAGACGGCGCGCCAGGAGGGATTCGCGGAGATCGCCGACTGGTTCGAGACGCTCGCCAAGGCCGAGAAGTCCCACGCCGGGCGCTTCACCAAGCTCCTGGAGTCGGTCAGCTAG
- a CDS encoding DUF3501 family protein yields the protein MSGVRREEIVDHETYSEGREAFRARVLEVKRPRRVHLGESLTLLFENPLTIRYQIQEMLRAERIVREADIRHEIETYNEILGSPGELGVTLLIEIEDAEVRAAKLREWWALPEHLYLELEDGTRVPARFDARQRGDGRLSSVQYLRFAVGGRAPVAAGVDLPGLECVVQLSDEQRRALAEDLAGAESPQGSTA from the coding sequence ATGAGCGGGGTCCGCCGGGAGGAGATCGTCGACCACGAGACCTACAGCGAGGGGCGCGAGGCCTTCCGCGCGCGCGTGCTCGAGGTCAAGCGGCCCCGCCGCGTCCACCTGGGCGAGTCCCTGACGCTGCTGTTCGAGAACCCGCTCACCATCCGGTACCAGATCCAGGAGATGCTGCGCGCGGAGCGCATCGTCCGGGAGGCCGACATCCGCCACGAGATCGAGACCTACAACGAGATCCTCGGGTCTCCCGGTGAGCTGGGGGTGACCCTTCTGATCGAGATCGAGGACGCGGAGGTCCGCGCCGCGAAGCTCCGGGAGTGGTGGGCGCTGCCCGAGCACCTCTACCTGGAGCTCGAGGACGGCACCCGGGTGCCGGCGCGGTTCGATGCGAGGCAGCGCGGCGACGGGCGGCTGTCGTCGGTCCAGTACCTCCGGTTCGCCGTGGGGGGACGGGCGCCCGTCGCGGCGGGGGTCGACCTGCCCGGCCTGGAGTGCGTGGTCCAGCTGAGCGACGAGCAGCGCCGGGCCCTCGCCGAGGACCTGGCGGGAGCGGAATCGCCGCAGGGGTCCACCGCCTGA
- a CDS encoding transcriptional repressor, which produces MRSNPDNGSGPRREAVALRDAELRERCRASGLRVTGQRLAVYRVLAADPSHPTAEAVYASLQPQMPSLSRATVYRILESLEREKLIRRVSTTAGGTRFDANLAPHQHLVCRVCGRIADFSAPWLARRAVAAVPGFVVEDLDIRIVGRCSGCRDASVKAHPATSTRDKNPQRRT; this is translated from the coding sequence GTGAGAAGTAATCCTGATAATGGCTCCGGGCCGAGGAGGGAGGCTGTCGCCCTCCGGGATGCGGAGCTCCGGGAGCGCTGCCGTGCCAGCGGGCTTCGCGTCACAGGCCAGCGGCTGGCCGTCTACCGGGTCCTGGCCGCGGACCCCTCGCACCCCACGGCCGAGGCCGTCTATGCCTCCCTGCAGCCGCAGATGCCGTCGCTGTCCCGGGCGACGGTGTACCGGATCCTGGAGTCACTGGAACGGGAGAAGCTCATCCGCCGGGTCAGCACCACCGCGGGGGGCACCCGGTTCGACGCCAACCTGGCCCCCCACCAGCACCTCGTGTGCCGCGTCTGCGGGCGGATCGCGGACTTCTCCGCCCCGTGGCTCGCCAGGAGGGCGGTGGCCGCCGTGCCCGGCTTCGTCGTCGAGGACCTCGACATCCGGATCGTCGGGCGATGCAGCGGGTGCCGTGACGCCTCCGTGAAGGCGCATCCGGCCACGAGCACGAGAGACAAGAACCCCCAAAGGAGGACGTGA
- a CDS encoding methylmalonyl-CoA mutase encodes MGDSDLSRALEQAYFEAADRNETWSGLPCREFYGPEDVAGLDYGTTLADPGAYPYTRGVHANMYRGRLWTRREVCGFGSGRDTNARMRFQVANGVSGLSVIDDNNGSLGIDADHPLGVAAAGIQGVSVSSLADFEALFDGIPIEGVSVAFDISGLDSIAWMALYVALAERRGIDPAALRGTVQNDTLHFQFCGYGDSCPVDLGLKASVDIIEFCTRRMPRWYTGNVNMYDLREQGLDAPQELAFGFGNALEYTERALARGLGVDEFAPRRGFYCSCHIDFFEEIAKLRAARRMWARIMRERFQAADPRSWQFRFGVHTAGVSLTAPQPLNNAIRVAYEALAGVLAGAQSIHCCSYDEPIGLPTETSQQLAIRTQQVLAYETGVTRVADPLGGSYYLEALTEQIEAEATRRLDAISAQGGMAAAIRSGWVQREIDAAIARRQQEIERSEKVVVGVNAFRQPRETETPGGVHRPPSGQGDRLAEAVQRLRASRDAGAVRRALRALRECAGRSEQDNLLPPMVEAARVYATVGEMLGAVRQAHGLAYDPLGVLEAPRDLAA; translated from the coding sequence CTACGGCACCACCCTCGCCGACCCCGGGGCGTACCCCTATACCCGCGGGGTCCACGCCAACATGTACCGCGGCCGGCTGTGGACCCGGCGGGAGGTGTGCGGCTTCGGCTCCGGGCGCGACACGAACGCGCGCATGCGCTTCCAGGTCGCGAACGGGGTCTCGGGGCTCAGCGTGATCGACGACAACAACGGCTCGCTCGGCATTGACGCCGACCATCCGCTGGGCGTCGCCGCGGCGGGCATCCAGGGCGTGAGCGTCAGCTCGCTGGCCGACTTCGAGGCGCTCTTCGACGGCATCCCCATCGAAGGCGTCAGCGTCGCCTTCGACATCTCGGGCCTCGACTCCATCGCGTGGATGGCGCTCTACGTGGCGCTGGCGGAGCGGCGGGGGATCGACCCGGCGGCGCTGCGCGGCACCGTGCAGAACGACACCCTCCACTTCCAGTTCTGCGGCTACGGCGACTCCTGCCCGGTGGATCTCGGGCTCAAGGCCTCGGTGGACATCATCGAGTTCTGCACCCGCCGGATGCCGCGCTGGTACACCGGCAACGTCAACATGTACGACCTGCGGGAGCAGGGGCTCGACGCCCCGCAGGAACTCGCCTTCGGCTTCGGCAACGCCCTCGAGTACACGGAGCGGGCCCTGGCGCGCGGCCTCGGGGTGGATGAGTTCGCGCCCCGGCGGGGCTTCTACTGCTCCTGCCACATCGACTTCTTCGAGGAGATCGCCAAGCTGCGGGCCGCGCGCCGCATGTGGGCGCGGATCATGCGCGAGCGCTTCCAGGCCGCCGACCCACGCTCCTGGCAGTTCCGCTTCGGCGTGCACACGGCGGGGGTCTCCCTCACCGCGCCCCAGCCCCTCAACAACGCCATCCGCGTGGCCTACGAGGCGCTGGCGGGCGTCCTGGCCGGGGCCCAGTCGATCCACTGCTGCTCCTACGACGAGCCCATCGGCCTGCCCACCGAGACCTCGCAGCAGCTCGCCATCCGCACGCAGCAGGTGCTGGCCTACGAGACCGGCGTGACGCGCGTCGCCGATCCACTCGGCGGCTCGTACTACCTCGAGGCGCTGACGGAGCAGATCGAGGCCGAGGCGACGCGCCGCCTCGATGCCATCTCCGCCCAGGGCGGCATGGCCGCCGCCATCCGTTCCGGCTGGGTGCAGCGGGAGATCGACGCAGCCATCGCGCGCCGCCAGCAGGAGATCGAGCGCAGCGAGAAGGTCGTCGTCGGCGTCAACGCCTTCCGGCAGCCGCGCGAGACCGAGACGCCCGGCGGGGTGCACCGCCCGCCCTCGGGGCAGGGCGACCGCCTGGCGGAGGCGGTGCAGCGGCTCCGGGCCAGCCGGGACGCCGGCGCCGTGCGGCGCGCCCTCCGGGCGCTGCGCGAGTGCGCCGGGCGCTCCGAGCAGGACAACCTGCTGCCGCCGATGGTCGAGGCGGCGCGCGTGTACGCGACGGTGGGCGAGATGCTCGGCGCCGTGCGGCAGGCGCACGGCCTCGCCTACGACCCGCTCGGGGTGCTGGAGGCGCCGCGGGACCTCGCCGCGTGA
- a CDS encoding cobalamin B12-binding domain-containing protein: MSRPLRVLLAKTGLDGHDRGVKVVASVLRDAGMHVVYLGLHRTSAAIARAAAQEGVDVIGLSSLGGTHLVHAREVLEQLRAEGLEDVPVVLGGTVPVEDIPALEAMGVRAVFRPGSSRDEIVATLRLAAEAAQRD, from the coding sequence GTGAGCCGGCCGCTCCGCGTGCTGCTGGCGAAGACGGGCCTGGACGGCCACGATCGCGGCGTCAAGGTCGTGGCCTCGGTGCTGCGGGATGCCGGCATGCACGTCGTCTATCTGGGTCTCCACCGCACCAGCGCGGCGATCGCGCGCGCGGCGGCCCAGGAAGGGGTGGACGTCATCGGGCTCTCGAGCCTGGGCGGCACCCACCTCGTGCACGCGCGCGAGGTCCTCGAGCAGCTGCGTGCCGAGGGACTGGAGGATGTTCCCGTGGTCCTCGGAGGCACGGTGCCGGTGGAGGACATCCCGGCGCTCGAGGCCATGGGCGTGCGGGCGGTGTTCCGTCCCGGCAGCTCGCGGGACGAGATCGTGGCCACGCTGAGGCTGGCGGCGGAGGCCGCTCAGCGCGACTGA